The following is a genomic window from Synergistaceae bacterium.
GACAAAGTGTTGACGTAGCCGCCCCCGGTGTCGGTATTATGAGTCTTTACACCCCCGACGCTGAATACTACAACGCAGAAAATCACGGAGCAGCTCCATATATTTATAGATCACTTGATGGGACTTCTATGGCTTCCCCTCACGTTACAGGTGCTATAGCTCTTATCGCGTCAAAATATCCGCAGGCCACGCCTCAACAGTTAAAGCAAGCTATTATTCAGGGAGCTAACAAAAATATTAATCCCGCCGTCTACCCCTATAAAGTCAAATGCGACGAAATGATTTCTATCATAAAATCTGCTATTGATAGCAGGCTGGAAGAAGGTATTATCTCACAAGATACAGCAGATAGAAAATTTGCGGAACTCGTAACACAAGTAAAAGAAGGTTTCAAGCCCTATGAAGTACTTGACGGGACGGGCATAATTTCCAAATATGGACTTCTTGACGTGAACGGCGCATTAAATGAACTCGCTAAAATTATTTCAGACGATACACCAGCACCGAGTCCCACGCCTGAACCGACTCCGACTCCAACTCCAACGCCGACTCCAGAACCGAGTCCGACTCCCACTCCTGAGCCAACACCGACTCCGAGTCCGACTCCCACTCCTGAATCAGAAGATTATTATCAAGTTATAGGCAGCGGCGGCGGAGGCTGTAACTCGTTTGCATTTGCGGGGATGGCATTTTTTGCGGGATTAGCTGTATTCATTAAGAGAAAATAATTTGAAATAGTCAACTTTTCCACACGTCCTGATGAGTCAAAACTTGTCAGGATTTTTTTGTGTGTGCTATTATCTAGTAAATTCACTAGGGAGGCTCAAACTCA
Proteins encoded in this region:
- a CDS encoding S8 family serine peptidase, producing the protein MSFGGYESNAPEEMNDNAAYLAYKAYDNKNYSVFVISAGNDGINNSVPTPFDQPEFEWHDMQSRDAPVFKKGQYVYPANYILNNKIVVGATASNDTASSFNWGQSVDVAAPGVGIMSLYTPDAEYYNAENHGAAPYIYRSLDGTSMASPHVTGAIALIASKYPQATPQQLKQAIIQGANKNINPAVYPYKVKCDEMISIIKSAIDSRLEEGIISQDTADRKFAELVTQVKEGFKPYEVLDGTGIISKYGLLDVNGALNELAKIISDDTPAPSPTPEPTPTPTPTPTPEPSPTPTPEPTPTPSPTPTPESEDYYQVIGSGGGGCNSFAFAGMAFFAGLAVFIKRK